One stretch of Desulfocurvus vexinensis DSM 17965 DNA includes these proteins:
- the csrA gene encoding carbon storage regulator CsrA, producing the protein MLILTRRPGESIYLGDDIKLTVLSVQGKQIKIGLEVPDDMPVYREEVYLRVQEQNKLALQLTDQDLLAATQLWQKEK; encoded by the coding sequence ATGCTCATACTGACAAGGCGGCCCGGGGAGAGCATCTACCTCGGCGACGACATAAAACTCACGGTGCTCTCGGTACAGGGCAAGCAGATCAAGATCGGGCTGGAAGTGCCCGACGACATGCCCGTGTACCGGGAGGAGGTCTACCTGCGCGTGCAGGAGCAGAACAAGCTGGCCCTTCAACTCACGGACCAGGATCTCCTGGCGGCGACACAGTTATGGCAAAAAGAGAAGTAA
- the fliW gene encoding flagellar assembly protein FliW, with translation MAKREVTQTVQTRLGNLAVDMARTIRFPRGLIGFEDCKEFTLLQLRQDSPFLILQSLTRPELGLMVADPFCFITDYNVKLGTAEQKILRLDNIRQLAVLVTVSIPKGRPEETALNLMGPILVNHEARIGLQVPQVDSKHPSRFLVGSMVRQQETAEPLASEAGG, from the coding sequence ATGGCAAAAAGAGAAGTAACGCAGACGGTGCAGACCCGCCTGGGCAATCTGGCTGTGGACATGGCCCGCACGATCCGCTTTCCCCGCGGGCTCATCGGCTTCGAGGACTGCAAGGAGTTCACCCTGCTGCAATTGCGCCAGGACTCCCCCTTCCTCATCCTGCAGAGCCTGACCCGCCCGGAGCTGGGCCTCATGGTGGCCGATCCCTTCTGTTTCATCACCGACTACAACGTCAAGCTGGGCACGGCGGAACAGAAAATCCTGCGGCTGGACAACATCCGCCAGCTGGCGGTGCTGGTCACGGTGAGCATCCCCAAGGGCCGGCCCGAAGAGACGGCGCTGAACCTCATGGGGCCCATCCTGGTCAACCACGAGGCGCGCATCGGCTTGCAGGTGCCGCAGGTGGATTCCAAGCATCCCAGCCGGTTCCTGGTGGGCAGCATGGTCAGACAGCAGGAAACCGCCGAGCCCCTGGCCAGCGAGGCGGGGGGCTAG
- the flgM gene encoding flagellar biosynthesis anti-sigma factor FlgM: MAMEITGLIGSLKGYGRVDRPEPATRKDKGSRPSSGQGDSVSLSGEAKLFGSAMSAAQQTPEVRRQKVEDLKALVESGQYQPDIRKTAAKLVEEDLELLL; the protein is encoded by the coding sequence ATGGCAATGGAAATCACGGGGCTCATCGGCAGCCTCAAGGGCTACGGGCGGGTGGATCGGCCCGAACCTGCAACGCGCAAGGACAAGGGCTCCAGGCCCTCGTCCGGACAGGGCGACTCCGTCAGCCTGTCCGGCGAGGCCAAGCTCTTCGGCAGCGCCATGAGCGCCGCCCAGCAGACGCCCGAGGTGCGCCGCCAGAAGGTCGAGGATCTCAAGGCTCTCGTGGAATCGGGCCAGTACCAGCCCGATATCCGCAAGACTGCCGCCAAGCTCGTCGAAGAGGACCTGGAACTGCTGCTGTAG
- a CDS encoding DVU0524 family FlgM-associated protein, whose amino-acid sequence METQRMLRTYARQLTSARRLARFRRSLPGADDEATVSRQVKRRLLVEQVSREIVENLVVTGSENQTVQSILTALDSEFGEQLQFQYPPAAIDLQVFRMTDQGPVEVTGPEKQTVFKRLWEITLEKVDDTML is encoded by the coding sequence TTGGAAACGCAGAGGATGCTCCGGACCTACGCTCGCCAGCTCACGAGCGCGCGCCGCCTGGCGCGATTTCGGCGCTCCCTGCCCGGGGCCGACGACGAGGCGACCGTCTCGCGCCAGGTCAAGCGGCGGCTGCTCGTGGAACAGGTTTCCCGCGAAATCGTCGAAAACCTTGTAGTCACCGGGAGTGAAAACCAGACCGTCCAGTCCATCCTGACAGCCCTGGACAGCGAATTCGGGGAGCAGCTCCAATTCCAATATCCGCCCGCTGCGATTGACCTGCAAGTGTTCAGGATGACGGACCAGGGGCCCGTGGAAGTCACGGGGCCAGAAAAACAGACCGTGTTCAAGCGGCTGTGGGAGATCACCCTCGAAAAGGTGGACGACACGATGCTCTGA
- a CDS encoding NAD(+)/NADH kinase, which yields MTTIPRNVLLVTKAGHPQAPALAGTIAGWLRARGVAARVAEHGAGGGPGLPVDGCDLVLVLGGDGTMISVAREVAGRAPLLGLNLGRLGFLTELPADGWQEPLARVLEQGVRWCERLGLAWEVRRAGQPVASGAVVNDLVVNRGALARLLHLALALDGEDLGRLRADGLVLATPTGSTAYSISSGGPIVHPGLDVFTVTPICAFLSNFKPMVLPGTAELRVVVEDAGTEAFLTLDGQGVVALAAGDEVFVRRAPAGLKLVDAGLTTYVSRLRAKGIIE from the coding sequence ATGACCACGATACCCCGCAACGTCCTGCTCGTCACCAAGGCCGGGCACCCCCAGGCCCCGGCCCTGGCCGGAACCATCGCCGGCTGGCTGCGCGCCAGGGGCGTGGCCGCGCGCGTGGCCGAGCACGGGGCGGGCGGCGGCCCGGGCCTGCCCGTGGACGGCTGCGACCTCGTGCTGGTGCTGGGCGGCGACGGGACGATGATCAGCGTGGCCCGCGAGGTGGCCGGGCGCGCGCCGCTGCTCGGGCTGAACCTCGGGCGCCTGGGGTTTCTCACCGAGCTGCCCGCCGATGGCTGGCAGGAGCCCCTGGCCCGGGTGCTGGAGCAGGGCGTGCGCTGGTGCGAGCGCCTGGGCCTGGCCTGGGAGGTGCGCCGCGCCGGGCAGCCCGTGGCCTCGGGGGCCGTGGTCAACGATCTGGTGGTCAACCGGGGCGCCCTGGCCCGGCTGCTGCACCTGGCCCTGGCCCTGGACGGCGAAGACCTGGGGCGGCTGCGGGCCGACGGGCTGGTGCTGGCCACGCCCACGGGCTCCACGGCCTATTCCATTTCCTCGGGCGGGCCCATCGTCCACCCGGGGCTGGATGTCTTCACCGTGACGCCCATCTGTGCCTTCTTGAGCAATTTCAAACCCATGGTTCTGCCCGGCACGGCGGAGCTGCGCGTGGTCGTCGAGGACGCGGGCACCGAGGCCTTCCTGACCCTGGACGGGCAGGGCGTCGTGGCCCTGGCCGCCGGGGACGAGGTCTTCGTGCGCCGCGCCCCGGCGGGCCTGAAGCTCGTGGACGCCGGGCTGACCACCTACGTCTCGCGCCTGCGGGCCAAGGGCATCATCGAATAG
- the mltA gene encoding murein transglycosylase A, with translation MTLRRTATILGLVALLAALAACAPAPTRTWTRLGDGTARSAALGLSPASQGLGSWTELAPALERSLGYVRVKPQDAVVVRQDELALTWGDLGRTLETLLASLPELDADPGLLARRFVWLRLGPQPLMTGYYAPHLDASPVADERHIHPLYARPPELQEVDLGQFHPRWAGQRLTYRIVDGRVAPLPARAAIDQGGALAGRGLELAWVHDPVDVFFLHIQGSGILRLPDGSVRHVLYDGKNGHQYVSLGKVLIERGLAPAQGMSMKVIREYLAAHPEQVPELLGTNPSYVFFRLGDSGPYGAMGKLLTPRVSVATDPGLVPLGAVLALEATLPPEAPGGPALRVAGLALAQDTGGAIKGHRLDYYCGDGPEVEFLAGHIKDPATVHLLVSREVLP, from the coding sequence ATGACCCTGCGCCGCACCGCCACGATCCTCGGGCTCGTCGCCCTGCTGGCGGCCCTGGCCGCCTGCGCCCCGGCCCCGACCCGGACCTGGACCCGCCTGGGCGACGGCACCGCGCGCAGCGCGGCGCTGGGCCTGTCGCCCGCCTCCCAGGGCCTGGGCTCCTGGACGGAGCTGGCCCCGGCCCTGGAGCGCAGCCTGGGCTACGTGCGCGTTAAGCCGCAGGACGCAGTGGTTGTGCGCCAGGACGAGCTGGCCCTGACCTGGGGCGACCTGGGCCGGACCCTGGAAACCCTGCTGGCCAGCCTGCCCGAGCTGGACGCCGACCCCGGGCTGCTGGCCCGGCGCTTCGTCTGGCTGCGCCTGGGGCCCCAGCCGCTCATGACCGGCTACTACGCCCCGCACCTGGACGCCAGCCCCGTGGCCGACGAGCGCCACATCCATCCGCTCTACGCCCGCCCGCCGGAGCTTCAGGAGGTGGACCTCGGGCAGTTCCACCCGCGCTGGGCCGGGCAGCGCCTGACCTACCGCATCGTGGACGGGCGGGTGGCGCCGCTGCCCGCGCGCGCGGCCATCGACCAGGGCGGGGCCCTGGCCGGGCGCGGCCTGGAGCTGGCCTGGGTCCACGACCCCGTGGACGTGTTCTTCCTGCACATCCAGGGCTCGGGCATCCTGCGCCTGCCCGACGGCAGCGTGCGCCACGTGCTCTACGACGGCAAGAACGGCCACCAGTACGTGAGCCTGGGCAAGGTGCTCATCGAGCGCGGGCTGGCGCCCGCCCAGGGCATGAGCATGAAGGTCATCCGCGAGTACCTCGCGGCGCACCCGGAGCAGGTGCCCGAGCTGCTGGGCACCAACCCGAGCTACGTCTTCTTCCGCCTGGGCGACTCCGGGCCCTACGGGGCCATGGGCAAACTGTTGACGCCGCGCGTGAGCGTGGCTACAGACCCGGGGCTCGTGCCCCTGGGCGCGGTGCTGGCCCTGGAGGCCACGCTGCCGCCCGAGGCCCCCGGCGGCCCGGCCCTGCGCGTGGCCGGGCTGGCCCTGGCCCAGGATACCGGCGGCGCCATCAAGGGCCACCGGCTCGACTACTACTGCGGCGACGGCCCCGAGGTGGAATTCCTGGCCGGGCACATCAAGGACCCGGCCACCGTCCATCTGCTCGTCAGCCGCGAGGTGCTGCCATGA
- a CDS encoding DUF4254 domain-containing protein, whose translation MTPTSPGSTPCAACAPGPGPAADFATLTACVRALIDAQGPLVADWHSFEPPDAGPGAEPAPAADLAVLRALAAGQHLANFRLWHVEDEARRTDVGPEVIAHCKRRIDGLNQRRNDLIERVDACLVALVTPFIPEGTPARHNTETVGMALDRLSIIALKIFHMDEQARREDADAAHREACARKLAVLHEQRDDLARAVLELLDDYARGLRRPKVYYQFKMYNDPALNPALYARRGA comes from the coding sequence ATGACCCCGACTTCCCCTGGCTCCACGCCCTGCGCCGCCTGCGCCCCCGGCCCGGGCCCGGCGGCGGACTTTGCCACGCTCACGGCCTGCGTGCGGGCGCTCATCGACGCCCAGGGCCCGCTGGTGGCCGACTGGCACAGCTTTGAACCGCCCGACGCCGGGCCCGGCGCCGAGCCCGCCCCGGCGGCGGACCTCGCCGTGCTGCGCGCCCTGGCCGCCGGGCAGCATCTGGCCAACTTCCGGCTGTGGCATGTGGAGGACGAGGCCCGGCGCACCGACGTGGGCCCCGAGGTCATCGCCCACTGCAAGCGGCGCATCGACGGCCTGAACCAGCGCCGCAACGACCTCATCGAAAGGGTGGACGCCTGCCTCGTGGCTTTGGTAACACCATTCATCCCCGAGGGAACCCCGGCGCGCCACAACACCGAGACCGTGGGCATGGCCCTGGACCGGCTGTCCATCATCGCCCTGAAGATCTTCCACATGGACGAGCAGGCCCGGCGCGAGGACGCGGACGCAGCCCACCGCGAGGCCTGCGCCCGCAAGCTGGCCGTACTGCACGAGCAGCGCGACGACCTGGCCCGGGCCGTGCTGGAGCTTCTGGACGACTACGCCCGGGGCCTGCGCAGGCCCAAGGTCTATTACCAGTTCAAGATGTACAACGACCCCGCCCTGAACCCCGCCCTGTACGCCCGCCGGGGCGCCTAG
- the gatB gene encoding Asp-tRNA(Asn)/Glu-tRNA(Gln) amidotransferase subunit GatB, with protein sequence MPVYEAVIGLEVHAQLRTESKLFCACSTRFGQEPNTNVCPVCTGMPGTLPVLNARAVELAATMALAVGCRVNNRNVFARKNYFYPDLPLGYQISQFDLPLAEGGAVTIDAGAGPRTVGITRIHMENDAGKSIHSQADNASFVDLNRAGTPLIEIVSEPDMRSPEEAEAYLRALHGIVTWLGICDGNMEEGSFRCDANVSIRPVGQQELGTRTELKNMNSFRNVRRAIAYEIARQEDLLADGGAVVQQTRLFDADKGVTHAMRGKEEAHDYRYYPDPDLLPVEIPQAMIDALGAALPELPAARRARFETALGLPAEAAAALTAERALSDYFEAAVAAYAEPRKVANWMLSEMLRRLNDTGATVADCALAPEGFAAIVRMVEQGAVSQKSGRDMFAALFSAGGDPEAYAREHGLAQVSDSGALEAAVDAVLAANPAEVEAYRAGKTKLMGFFVGQIMRATKGQANAKLLNEILAARLG encoded by the coding sequence ATGCCCGTCTACGAAGCCGTCATCGGCCTGGAAGTCCACGCCCAGTTGCGCACCGAGTCCAAGCTCTTTTGCGCCTGCTCCACGCGCTTCGGCCAGGAGCCGAACACCAACGTCTGCCCGGTGTGCACCGGCATGCCCGGCACGCTGCCCGTGCTCAACGCCCGGGCCGTGGAGCTGGCCGCCACCATGGCCCTGGCCGTGGGCTGCCGCGTGAACAACCGCAACGTTTTCGCGCGCAAGAACTATTTCTACCCCGACCTGCCCCTGGGCTACCAGATATCGCAGTTCGACCTGCCCCTGGCCGAGGGCGGCGCCGTGACCATCGACGCGGGCGCCGGGCCGAGGACCGTGGGCATCACGCGCATCCACATGGAGAACGACGCGGGCAAGAGCATCCACTCCCAGGCCGACAACGCCTCCTTCGTGGACCTGAACCGCGCGGGCACCCCGCTCATCGAGATCGTCAGCGAGCCGGACATGCGCAGCCCCGAGGAGGCCGAGGCCTACCTGCGCGCCCTGCACGGCATCGTGACCTGGCTGGGCATCTGCGACGGCAACATGGAGGAGGGTTCCTTCCGCTGCGATGCCAACGTCTCCATCCGCCCCGTGGGGCAGCAGGAGCTGGGCACGCGCACGGAGCTCAAGAACATGAACTCCTTTCGCAACGTGCGCCGGGCCATCGCCTACGAGATCGCCCGCCAGGAAGACCTGCTGGCCGACGGCGGGGCCGTGGTGCAGCAGACGCGGCTGTTCGACGCCGACAAGGGCGTGACCCACGCCATGCGCGGCAAGGAGGAGGCCCACGACTACCGCTATTATCCCGACCCGGACCTGTTGCCGGTGGAGATTCCCCAGGCCATGATCGACGCCCTGGGCGCGGCCCTGCCCGAGCTGCCCGCCGCGCGGCGGGCGCGCTTCGAGACCGCCCTGGGCCTGCCCGCCGAGGCCGCCGCCGCGCTGACCGCCGAGCGCGCCCTGTCGGACTATTTCGAGGCCGCCGTGGCGGCCTACGCCGAGCCGCGCAAGGTCGCCAACTGGATGCTCTCCGAGATGCTGCGCCGCCTGAACGACACCGGGGCCACCGTGGCCGACTGCGCCCTGGCTCCCGAGGGCTTCGCGGCCATCGTGCGCATGGTGGAGCAGGGCGCCGTGAGCCAGAAGAGCGGGCGCGACATGTTCGCGGCGCTGTTCAGCGCGGGCGGCGACCCCGAGGCCTACGCCCGCGAGCACGGCCTGGCCCAGGTGTCGGACAGCGGGGCCCTGGAGGCCGCCGTGGACGCCGTGCTGGCCGCCAACCCGGCGGAGGTCGAGGCCTACCGCGCGGGCAAGACCAAGCTGATGGGCTTTTTCGTGGGCCAGATCATGCGCGCCACCAAGGGCCAGGCCAACGCCAAGCTGCTGAACGAGATTCTGGCCGCCCGCCTGGGCTGA
- the mtnA gene encoding S-methyl-5-thioribose-1-phosphate isomerase, whose amino-acid sequence MDWHIRFDDAQGRLELLDQRFLPVREDWFYCTDTASTIYALQTMVVRGAPAIGVTAAYGCWLAAREAGATAGPAEEDWRPCLDALLTDLENARPTAVNLAWAVRRMRAAWGPEQGLDALCASWLALAKEIHDEDKRFCRRLGAVGAAVIDDGDTVMTHCNAGALATADYGTALGVIRGAWDAGKRNIRVIANETRPFLQGARLTAWELAKDGIPVKVACDNACALLMKKGLVQKVVVGADRIAANGDAANKIGTLGVAILAQHFGVPFYVAAPLSTIDPATPDGDAIPIEDRTPREVTHVGATQIVPDGVEVYNMAFDPTPAALIAGIITEVGILRPPYGESILKAFGAE is encoded by the coding sequence GTGGATTGGCATATCCGCTTCGACGACGCCCAGGGCCGCCTGGAACTGCTGGACCAGCGCTTTCTCCCCGTGCGTGAGGACTGGTTCTACTGCACGGACACGGCCAGCACCATCTACGCCCTGCAAACCATGGTCGTGCGCGGGGCCCCGGCCATCGGCGTGACGGCGGCCTACGGCTGCTGGCTGGCGGCGCGCGAGGCCGGGGCCACGGCGGGCCCGGCGGAAGAGGACTGGCGCCCGTGCCTGGACGCCCTGCTGACGGACCTGGAAAACGCCCGGCCCACGGCGGTGAACCTGGCCTGGGCCGTGCGGCGCATGCGCGCGGCCTGGGGCCCGGAGCAGGGCCTGGACGCCCTGTGCGCCTCCTGGCTGGCCCTGGCCAAGGAAATTCACGACGAGGACAAGCGCTTCTGCCGCCGCCTGGGCGCCGTGGGCGCCGCGGTCATCGACGACGGCGACACGGTGATGACCCACTGCAACGCGGGCGCCCTGGCCACGGCGGACTACGGCACGGCCCTGGGCGTCATCCGCGGCGCGTGGGACGCGGGCAAGCGCAACATCCGCGTCATCGCCAACGAGACGCGGCCCTTCCTCCAGGGCGCGCGGCTCACGGCCTGGGAGCTGGCCAAGGACGGCATCCCCGTCAAGGTCGCCTGCGACAACGCCTGCGCCCTGCTGATGAAAAAGGGCCTGGTCCAGAAGGTCGTGGTCGGCGCGGACCGCATCGCGGCCAACGGCGACGCGGCCAACAAGATCGGCACCCTGGGCGTGGCCATCCTGGCGCAGCATTTCGGCGTGCCGTTCTACGTGGCGGCCCCGCTGTCCACCATCGACCCCGCCACCCCCGACGGCGACGCCATCCCCATCGAGGACCGCACCCCGCGCGAAGTGACCCACGTAGGCGCCACGCAGATCGTGCCCGACGGGGTGGAGGTCTACAACATGGCCTTCGACCCGACCCCGGCGGCGCTCATCGCGGGCATCATCACCGAGGTGGGGATTTTGCGGCCGCCGTACGGGGAGAGCATCCTCAAGGCATTTGGCGCTGAATAG
- a CDS encoding DUF4747 family protein has product MAKKKKLTVAVANVTLEPPHSPERYFQLIEAVISKEKPIAGKIGGDSRLMLDYYASHDAVVSGAFARFTYIDPGSPWWDSRNRKAILNEKGQPVPQVREGIGPNLKQVNFIFMLDGHRVVFDVRNISPGGFLKGLMGIFSDPFIANEFGPVNVTIEPEHDAIDKILAVPNKRKIYIKFSMPNGDVPSLLEEDILRRYREMDLGSTEQTYTALSGMDLKVDKEIDAKMKIASQNGFATVSGRDESHKRVVMSTKDYPLKASKYVDVGTYWNAFGELANSLVSRLKGGRPGDGK; this is encoded by the coding sequence ATGGCTAAAAAGAAAAAGCTTACTGTTGCCGTGGCCAATGTTACGCTTGAACCACCTCATAGTCCTGAACGCTATTTCCAATTGATTGAAGCTGTGATTTCGAAAGAAAAACCTATTGCAGGTAAAATAGGTGGTGATTCGCGGTTGATGCTTGATTATTACGCTTCACATGATGCTGTGGTTTCAGGTGCTTTTGCTAGGTTTACTTATATTGATCCCGGTTCTCCTTGGTGGGATTCGCGCAATCGAAAAGCAATTTTGAATGAAAAAGGACAGCCTGTTCCTCAAGTGAGGGAAGGCATTGGCCCTAACTTGAAACAGGTCAACTTTATATTTATGTTAGACGGGCATAGAGTTGTGTTTGATGTTCGAAATATCTCGCCCGGTGGATTCTTGAAGGGTTTGATGGGGATATTTAGCGATCCATTTATTGCCAATGAGTTCGGTCCTGTTAATGTAACAATAGAGCCAGAGCATGATGCGATAGATAAAATCCTTGCTGTTCCGAATAAAAGGAAGATTTACATTAAGTTTTCGATGCCCAATGGGGACGTGCCTTCGCTCTTGGAGGAAGATATATTGAGACGATATAGAGAAATGGATTTGGGTTCGACTGAACAAACGTATACGGCGCTGTCTGGAATGGATTTAAAAGTGGATAAAGAGATTGATGCAAAAATGAAAATAGCAAGTCAAAACGGATTTGCTACTGTGTCTGGGAGGGATGAGAGCCATAAGCGCGTTGTTATGTCGACGAAAGATTATCCTCTGAAAGCGTCCAAATATGTCGATGTCGGTACCTATTGGAACGCTTTTGGTGAGTTGGCGAATTCGCTTGTGTCTAGACTGAAGGGTGGTCGTCCTGGAGATGGGAAATAA
- the der gene encoding ribosome biogenesis GTPase Der: MLATIALIGRPNVGKSTLFNRLLRRNKAITHDMPGVTRDRIHGVVRPQEGRPFTLVDTGGLVPESNVDIERAIEEQAAEALAEAQAVLFVVDAREGVTPVDAQVARDLRQSGRPVLLVANKVDGREQESVAAEFHSLGLEMVCVSAEHGHGVPGLLERLERFLDEHGIASVEPEVDPEARGLRVAMLGRPNAGKSSIINAILGERRLIVSSEAGTTRDSVDVTFERGGRTYTFVDTAGVRRRTRIEDELERFSVLKSLKSSAKAEVAVLVVDGLEALSHQDKRLIEFLDREKTPFIVAVNKTDLLPKDAMAALREHYAKELSMVGHVPIVYTSALTRAGLGGLLPLAEKIWAECSLRVGTGELNRIMQEAIDRHQPPLIKRRRAKFYYLTQAGTLPPTFVFFVNDPELVKESYQRYLEKQLRKLVGLTMAPMAVHFRASHDKKPAPTTKPRRPAPEPRRPAKPRQKSTKLGPAPKAEAPAEQGAPAPTPKGKGKPEAPKGKAGAPKGKAEAPKGKGKGEAPKGRGKGDAPRPAKPKGRAPAKGIARKPGGGKSGARKAGAGKGGAKGGRG, from the coding sequence ATGCTCGCAACCATCGCTCTCATCGGACGGCCCAACGTCGGCAAGTCCACGCTGTTCAACCGCCTTTTGCGCCGCAACAAGGCCATCACCCACGACATGCCCGGGGTCACGCGCGACCGTATCCATGGCGTGGTGCGGCCCCAGGAGGGGCGGCCCTTCACCCTGGTGGACACCGGGGGGCTCGTGCCTGAGTCCAACGTGGACATCGAGCGGGCCATCGAGGAGCAGGCCGCCGAGGCCCTGGCCGAGGCCCAGGCCGTGCTTTTCGTGGTGGACGCCCGTGAGGGCGTGACCCCCGTGGACGCCCAGGTGGCGCGCGACCTGCGCCAGAGCGGGCGGCCCGTGCTGCTGGTGGCCAATAAGGTCGATGGCCGCGAGCAGGAGAGCGTGGCCGCCGAGTTCCACTCCCTGGGCCTGGAGATGGTCTGCGTCAGCGCCGAGCACGGCCACGGCGTGCCCGGGCTGTTGGAGCGCCTGGAGCGCTTCCTGGACGAGCACGGCATCGCCTCCGTCGAGCCCGAGGTGGACCCCGAGGCCCGGGGCCTGCGCGTCGCCATGCTCGGGCGGCCCAACGCGGGCAAGTCGTCCATCATCAACGCCATCCTGGGCGAGCGGCGGCTCATCGTCTCCTCCGAAGCGGGCACCACCCGCGACAGCGTGGACGTGACCTTCGAGCGCGGCGGGCGTACCTACACCTTCGTGGACACCGCCGGGGTCCGGCGCCGCACGCGTATCGAGGACGAACTGGAACGCTTCTCGGTGCTCAAGAGTCTCAAAAGCAGCGCCAAGGCCGAGGTGGCCGTGCTGGTGGTGGACGGGCTGGAAGCCCTCTCGCACCAGGACAAGCGGCTTATCGAATTCCTGGACCGCGAGAAGACGCCCTTCATCGTGGCCGTGAACAAGACCGACCTGCTGCCCAAGGACGCCATGGCCGCCCTGCGCGAGCACTACGCCAAGGAGCTGTCCATGGTCGGGCACGTGCCCATCGTCTACACCAGCGCCCTGACCCGCGCGGGCCTGGGCGGGCTGCTGCCCCTGGCCGAGAAGATCTGGGCCGAATGCTCCCTGCGCGTGGGCACCGGCGAGCTGAACCGCATCATGCAGGAAGCCATCGACCGCCATCAGCCGCCGCTCATCAAGCGCCGCCGGGCCAAGTTCTACTACCTGACCCAGGCCGGGACCCTGCCGCCGACCTTCGTGTTCTTCGTCAACGACCCCGAGCTGGTCAAGGAGTCGTACCAGCGCTACCTGGAAAAGCAGCTGCGCAAGCTCGTGGGCCTGACCATGGCGCCCATGGCCGTGCATTTCCGCGCCAGCCACGACAAGAAGCCCGCCCCGACGACCAAGCCCCGGCGCCCGGCCCCCGAGCCCCGGCGCCCGGCCAAGCCGCGCCAGAAGTCCACCAAGCTCGGCCCCGCGCCCAAGGCCGAGGCCCCGGCGGAGCAGGGCGCCCCGGCGCCCACCCCCAAGGGCAAAGGCAAGCCCGAGGCCCCCAAGGGCAAGGCGGGAGCCCCCAAGGGCAAGGCTGAAGCTCCCAAGGGCAAGGGCAAGGGCGAGGCCCCCAAGGGCAGGGGCAAGGGCGACGCCCCCCGGCCCGCCAAGCCCAAGGGCCGCGCCCCGGCCAAGGGCATCGCCCGCAAGCCCGGCGGCGGCAAATCCGGCGCGCGCAAGGCCGGAGCGGGCAAGGGCGGCGCCAAAGGCGGGCGCGGGTAG
- a CDS encoding branched-chain amino acid transaminase: MVQKAESIWFDGKLVPWDQAQVHVLTHTLHYGCGVFEGIRAYRLTGGGSAVYRLKEHIHRHFNSAKIMEMKIPFTEAEICDAVIATLKANKLAEGYIRPLSFIGAGAMGVFPGDNPIQTIIATWPWGAYLGDEALEKGIRVKTSTFTRHHVNVMMTKAKTVGNYCNSILAKREALADGYHEALMLDTEGYVSEASGENIFIVRGGRIKTTPLTSILDGLTRNTLIALARDLGYEVIEERFTRDELYSADEAFFCGTAAEVTPIREVDRRTIGEGKAGAVAKHIQREYFKIVKGENPKYDAWLDKYDI, translated from the coding sequence ATGGTCCAGAAAGCCGAAAGCATCTGGTTCGACGGCAAGCTCGTGCCGTGGGACCAGGCCCAGGTCCACGTCCTGACCCACACCCTGCACTACGGGTGCGGCGTGTTCGAGGGCATCCGCGCCTACAGGCTCACCGGGGGCGGCTCCGCCGTCTACCGCCTGAAGGAGCACATCCACCGCCATTTCAATTCGGCGAAGATCATGGAGATGAAGATTCCCTTCACCGAGGCGGAAATCTGCGACGCGGTCATCGCCACCCTCAAGGCCAACAAGCTGGCCGAGGGCTACATCCGGCCCCTGTCCTTCATCGGCGCGGGCGCCATGGGCGTGTTCCCCGGCGACAACCCCATCCAGACCATCATCGCCACCTGGCCCTGGGGCGCCTACCTGGGCGACGAAGCCCTGGAGAAGGGCATCCGCGTGAAGACCTCGACCTTCACCCGCCACCACGTCAACGTGATGATGACCAAGGCCAAGACCGTGGGCAACTACTGCAATTCCATCCTCGCCAAGCGCGAGGCCCTGGCCGACGGCTACCACGAGGCATTGATGCTCGACACCGAGGGCTATGTGTCCGAGGCCTCGGGCGAGAACATCTTCATCGTGCGCGGCGGGCGGATCAAGACCACGCCGCTGACCTCGATCCTCGACGGGCTGACCCGCAACACCCTCATCGCCCTGGCCCGCGACCTGGGCTACGAGGTGATCGAGGAGCGCTTCACCCGCGACGAGCTCTACAGCGCCGACGAGGCCTTCTTCTGCGGCACCGCCGCCGAGGTCACGCCCATCCGCGAGGTGGACCGCAGGACCATCGGCGAGGGCAAGGCCGGCGCCGTGGCCAAGCACATCCAGCGCGAGTACTTCAAGATCGTCAAGGGCGAGAACCCCAAGTACGACGCCTGGCTCGACAAGTACGACATCTAG